A region of Solanum dulcamara chromosome 7, daSolDulc1.2, whole genome shotgun sequence DNA encodes the following proteins:
- the LOC129894070 gene encoding pyrophosphate-energized vacuolar membrane proton pump-like produces MGSALLPDLGTEIVIPVCAVVGIVFSLFQWHLVSRVKVSSDRGATSPRNNNKNGYGDYLIEEEEGINDENAVAKCADIQNAISEGATSFLFTEYQYVGIFMIAFAILIFLFLGSVEGFSTKNQPCTYNKEKLCKPALATAIFSTVSFLLGAVTSVISGFLGMKIATYANARTTLEARKGVGKAFIVAFRSGAVMGFLLAANGLLVLYIAINLFKLYYGDDWEGLFEAITGYGLGGSSMALFGRVGGGIYTKAADVGADLVGKVERNIPEDDPRNPAVIADNVGDNVGDIAGMGSDLFGSYAESSCAALVVASISSFGIEHDFTSMCYPLLISSMGILVCLITTLFATDIFEIKAVKEIEPALKNQLIISTALMTVGIAIVTWTCLPSSFTIFNFGTQKVVKNWELFLCVAVGLWAGLIIGFVTEYYTSNAYSPVQDVADSCRTGAATNVIFGLALGYKSVIIPIFAIAIAIFVSFSFAAMYGIAVAALGMLSTIATGLAIDAYGPISDNAGGIAEMAGMSHRIRERTDALDAAGNTTAAIGKGFAIGSAALVSLALFGAFVSRAAISTVDVLTPQVFVGLIVGAMLPYWFSAMTMKSVGSAALKMVEEVRRQFNTIPGLMEGHAKPDYATCVKISTDASIKEMIPPGALVMLTPLIVGIFFGVETLSGVLAGALVSGVQIAISASNTGGAWDNAKKYIEAGASEHARTLGPKGSEPHKAAVIGDTIGDPLKDTSGPSLNILIKLMAVESLVFAPFFATHGGILFKIF; encoded by the exons ATGGGGTCGGCGTTGTTGCCAGATCTAGGGACAGAGATAGTAATTCCAGTGTGTGCCGTCGTTGGAATCGTGTTCTCTTTATTCCAATGGCACCTTGTCTCGCGCGTTAAAGTCTCGTCGGATCGTGGAGCTACTTCTCCGagaaacaataataagaacGGATATGGAGACTACTTGATTGAAGAAGAGGAAGGAATCAATGACGAGAACGCCGTTGCCAAGTGCGCCGACATACAGAATGCCATCTCCGAAG GGGCAACATCTTTCCTTTTTACTGAATATCAGTATGTGGGTATCTTCATGATAGCTTTTGCAATCCTGATCTTCCTTTTCCTGGGCTCAGTTGAAGGTTTCAGCACTAAGAACCAGCCATGTACTTACAACAAGGAGAAGCTGTGCAAGCCAGCCCTTGCAACTGCCATCTTCAGCACTGTATCCTTCTTGCTTGGTGCTGTCACTTCCGTTATCTCTGGTTTCCTAGGAATGAAAATTGCAACTTATGCAAATGCAAGAACAACTTTGGAAGCGAGAAAAGGTGTTGGGAAAGCTTTTATCGTTGCATTCAGGTCTGGTGCAGTGATGGGTTTTCTTCTTGCCGCCAACGGTCTCCTGGTTCTTTACATTGCCATTAATCTCTTCAAGCTTTACTATGGTGATGACTGGGAGGGTCTCTTTGAGGCAATTACTGGATATGGGCTTGGTGGATCCTCTATGGCTCTTTTTGGTAGGGTTGGTGGTGGTATTTACACCAAAGCTGCTGATGTTGGTGCTGATCTCGTCGGTAAGGTTGAAAGGAACATTCCAGAAGATGATCCCAGAAATCCTGCT GTGATTGCTGATAATGTTGGAGATAATGTTGGGGACATTGCGGGAATGGGGTCTGATCTTTTTGGTTCATATGCTGAATCATCTTGTGCTGCTCTTGTGGTGGCTTCCATCTCGTCATTTGGAATTGAGCATGATTTTACATCAATGTGCTACCCCCTGCTTATAAGCTCCATGGGGATTCTTGTTTGTTTGATAACCACCCTCTTTGCTACTGACATTTTTGAAATTAAGGCTGTCAAGGAAATTGAACCAGCATTGAAGAACCAACTTATTATATCAACTGCTCTTATGACAGTTGGAATTGCAATTGTTACATGGACTTGCCTTCCGTCTTCCTTCACCATCTTTAATTTTGGCACTCAGAAAGTTGTCAAGAATTG GGAGCTCTTTTTATGTGTGGCTGTTGGTCTTTGGGCTGGACTTATCATCGGATTCGTCACCGAGTACTACACTAGCAATGCTTACAG TCCGGTCCAAGATGTAGCAGATTCCTGCAGGACTGGAGCTGCGACAAATGTTATTTTTGGCCTTGCTCTTGGATACAAATCTGTCATCATTCCTATCTTTGCCATTGCAATAGCTATCTTTGTCAGTTTTTCTTTTGCTGCCATGTATGGTATTGCAGTTGCTGCTCTTGGAATGTTGAGCACAATTGCAACTGGATTGGCGATTGATGCATATGGTCCTATCAGTGACAATGCTGGAGGCATTGCTGAGATGGCTGGCATGAGCCACCGGATCCGTGAAAGAACTGATGCCCTGGATGCAGCTGGAAATACTACTGCTGCAATTGGAAAG GGCTTTGCCATTGGATCTGCTGCACTTGTGTCCCTGGCTCTGTTTGGTGCTTTTGTGAGTCGGGCTGCAATTTCAACGGTTGATGTCTTGACCCCCCAGGTGTTTGTTGGTTTGATTGTTGGAGCCATGCTTCCCTACTGGTTCTCCGCCATGACCATGAAGAGTGTGGGTAGTGCAGCTTTGAAGATGGTTGAGGAAGTGCGCAGGCAATTTAACACTATTCCTGGTCTCATGGAAGGCCATGCCAAACCTGATTATGCCACTTGTGTTAAGATCTCGACTGATGCATCTATCAAGGAAATGATTCCACCAGGTGCCCTAGTCATGCTCACGCCTCTCATAGTTGGTATTTTCTTTGGAGTGGAGACACTTTCTGGTGTCCTTGCCGGTGCTTTGGTATCTGGTGTACAG ATAGCAATATCTGCATCAAACACTGGAGGTGCATGGGACAACGCCAAGAAGTATATTGAG GCTGGTGCTTCAGAGCATGCAAGGACTCTTGGCCCAAAGGGTTCTGAACCTCACAAGGCTGCTGTTATTGGCGACACCATTGGTGACCCCCTGAAGGACACTTCAGGCCCATCCCTCAACATTTTAATCAAACTGATGGCAGTTGAGTCACTTGTATTTGCTCCATTCTTTGCCACTCATGGCGGTATCCTTTTCAAGATCTTTTAG
- the LOC129896583 gene encoding uncharacterized protein LOC129896583, which produces MGNASSMLTQYDIEDVQDHCDHLFAQQEIVSLYQRFCQLDRNSKGFISADEFLSVPEFAMNPLSQRLLKMVDGLNFKDFVAFLSTFSAKASVAQKIELIFKVYDSDCNGKVTFDDMMEVLRDLTGSFISDKQREEVLSQVLHEAGYTRDSLLLLNDFIKIMDHPGLKMEVEVPID; this is translated from the exons ATGGGTAATGCTTCTTCAATGTTGACTCAATATGATATTGAGGATGTCCAAGACCACTGTGACCATCTCT ttgCACAGCAGGAAATAGTGTCACTGTATCAGAGGTTCTGCCAACTTGATCGGAATTCAAAGGGTTTTATATCAGCTGATGAGTTTCTGTCTGTGCCAGAGTTCGCAATGAATCCACTCTCTCAG AGATTACTTAAGATGGTGGATGGCTTGAACTTCAAGGACTTTGTGGCATTTTTATCAACTTTCAGTGCTAAAGCCAGCGTGGCACAGAAAATTGAAC TTATCTTCAAAGTATATGATTCTGATTGCAACGGAAAGGTGACCTTTGATGACATGATGGAAGTGCTTCGGGATTTAACTGGATCATTCATTTCTGACAAGCAAAGAGAG GAAGTGTTGAGCCAGGTCTTGCACGAGGCTGGTTATACAAGGGACTCATTACTGCTGTTGAATGACTTCATTAAG ATCATGGACCACCCTGGTTTGAAGATGGAGGTTGAAGTACCAATTGACTAG